The window GGCGGTCCTGAACGCCAATTACCTTCGCAAGAAGCTCGACGACCTGTATGATGTGCCATTCGACCGGATCTGCATGCACGAGTTTGTGGCATCCGGCCGGCGGCAGAAGCAACAGGGCGTTCGTACACTGGACATTGCGAAGCGCTTGATCGATTTCAACATTCACCCGCCCACGGTCTACTTCCCCTTGATCGTCGAGGAAGCGATCATGGTGGAGCCGACGGAGGCGGAGAGCAAGGACACACTTGACCGGTTCGTCCAGGTGATGCGGCAGATCGCCGAGGAGGTCGAGACCAGCCCTGAGCTGATCCACGACGCGCCGCACGATCAGCCGGTTGGACGACTTGACGAGACGACCGCTGCACGGAGGCCGGTGCTGCGGTGGTCCTAGCGTTCACAAGCCCAGGCGGGCCGGGTCTCGGCAGGCCCAACATCACGAGCATGCTCGTAACGAGGAGGGTCTAGGGGTGGCAGTCGACAAGAAACCGTTGCTCGAGGTCAAGAACCTCAAGACGTGGTTTTACACGCCTGACGGCATCGTAAAGGCCGTCAACGGTGTCTCGTTCACCCTGAACGAGGGCGAGGCGCTCGGCCTCGTCGGCGAGTCCGGTTGTGGGAAGAGCGTCAGCGCCATGACGCTGATGCGGCTCATCCCGACGCCTCCTGGGCGGATCGTCGAAGGCGAAGTGATCTTCGACGGCAAGGATCTGCTCAAGCTGAACGACGAAGGGATCAGGCGCGTTCGCGGCAACGAGATCGCGATGATCTTCCAGGATCCGATGACCTCCCTCAACCCGGTGCTGACGGTCGGCCGGCAGATCGGCGAGGCCCTTGAGCTGCACAAGGGCATGAGCCGTGACCAGTCCCGCAAGCGGACCATCGAGCTGCTGGAGATGGTCGGCATCCCGGCCGCCAAGTCGCGCGTGGACGACTACCCGCACCAGTTCTCGGGTGGTATGCGTCAGCGCGTGATGATCGCGATGGCGCTCTCCTGCGACCCGAAGCTGCTGATCGCCGACGAGCCGACGACGGCACTCGACGTGACGATCCAGGCGCAGATCCTCGACCTGATCATGCAGCTGCGGCGTGACCTGGGCATGGCCGTCATCATGATCACGCACGACCTGGGTGTCGTTGCCGGTGTGGCCGACAAGATCAACGTCATGTACTCGGGCTACATCGTGGAGTCGGGCAAGGCTGAGGAGCTGTTTGCGAAGCCTCGGCATCCGTACACGCTGGGCCTGCTGCGCTCGATCCCGCGCATCGACGAGCCGCGCAAGGAGAAGCTGATCCCGATTGAGGGTCTGCCGCCAGACCTGATCGACGCGCCGGTCGGCTGCCCGTTCGTGCCGCGCTGCACGTACAAGGTAGACCGCTGCGTCGAGCAGAACCCGTCGCTCGAACCGGTCGAGCCGGGCCACACCATCGCATGCTGGGTTGATGTCACTGGAGGAAAGGGCTGATGGCGATCGAGCCACAGGCTGGCGCCGCCAGCTCGAAGAGTGACGCACGGACGCTGCTGAGCGTCAAGAACCTGAAGATGCACTTCCCGATCACGCAGGGAATCATCCTTCAGCGGCAGGTCGGCGCGGTTAAAGCCGTTGACGATATCTCGTTCGACATAAAAGACGGCGAGACGCTCGGCCTGGTGGGCGAGTCGGGCTGCGGCAAGTCCACGACGGGCCGTGCGATCCTCCAGCTCTACAAGCCGACGGCCGGCACGGTCGAGTTCAACGGCCGTGACCTGACGAAGCTCAGTGGCGGCGATATGCGGAAGATGCGCCGTGAGCTGCAGATGATCTTCCAGGATCCGTACGCCTCGCTGAACCCCCGTATGACGGTGGGCAGCATCATCGGCGAGCCGCTGGAGATCCACAATCTGGCGAAGGGGCGCGAGAAGACCGAGCGCGTGCAGGAGCTGCTGCGAACGGTCGGGCTCAACCCGTACTTCGCCAACCGCTACCCCCACGAGTTCAGCGGCGGTCAGCGGCAGCGCATCGGTATCGCGCGGGCGCTGGCGGTGGAGCCGAAGTTCATCGTCGCGGACGAGCCGATCTCGGCTCTCGACGTGTCGATTCAGGCGCAGATCATCAACCTGATGGAAGAGCTTCAGGAGAAGCTCGGCCTGACCTACCTGTTCATCGCCCACGACCTGGCCGTTGTGCGCCACATCTCGGACCGCGTGGCGGTGATGTACGTCGGCAAGATGGTCGAGCTGACAGACCGGAACACGATCTTCGACAACCCGCTGCACCCGTACACGCGGGCGCTGCTCTCGTCGATCCCGATTCCGGATCCGGTGCTGGAGAAGCGTCGTTCGCGCATGATCCTGGTCGGCGACGTGCCCAGCCCCGTGAACCCGCCGTCCGGCTGCCGGTTCAACCCGCGCTGCCCGTACGCCGAGGACAACTGCCGCACGGACGAGCCGCCGCTGGCCGAGGTTCGGCCGGGCCACTTCGTCGCCTGCCACTACTGGGACGAGGTCGAGTCTGGCACGAAGCGGATCACGAACGCCACCGAGATCCGCGAGGGCGAGCTGCCGATCGTGCCGTCGGGCATGTCGCGGAACTAGTTTCTCACCGCCACCCTGGACCCCAGCCCCGCGATCCTCGACCCGCCGCCCGACACCCGGGCGGCGGGTGAGGTCTGCCAGAGGGGGTCAGGTCAGGTACTCCTGAGCGTCTGCCATCTGGATTCCATCGAAGACCTGGTTTAGTGGCTCGGCAGGCGTGAATCGCAGGGTCTTCGGTGCCCATCGTCAACCTGACAGCAGCGAGGGGACGACCTCCCGTCCGTCATCCCGACCGCGGCGAGGCACGAGCGGAGTGGAGGGACCTTCCCCTTCGTGGCTGTGCAAGGAAGGTCCCTCGACTGCGTTCGCAGCCTCACTCCGCTCGGGATGACGAGGGAGGGAGCAGCCTCACTCCGCTCGGGACGACGGGGGAGGTCGTCAGGCTTGCCCTGAGCGTGCTGAACGGGTCGCTTCGCTCCGGATGACGGGGGAAGCGTCGAGTGACCCGACCCGGTCGTCACGACTGACAGGCCTCTGGGAATCCTGACCAGGACAGAACGAGGCCCGCTCCGGCGAACCGTTGCGGGCCTTTTGAGGTCTACGGGCGCTAAGACAGCGGCTTTGCGAGAAGGCTTCCTACACGAGCGCGCCCACCGGCAGGTCGATGGTCGCCCGTTCGAGCGCCGCATCGACGACGGCCGCCTGCGCCGCCTCCGGCTCGACCAGCGGCAGCCGCACCGAGCCGACGTCGAAGCCGACCTTCCGCAGAGCGTACTTCAGCGGGATCGGGTTGGTGGTCACGAAGCAAGCGTTGAAGAACGGCAGCAGCTTGCGGTGCATCGCCGCCGCCTCGCCGTTCCGGCCGGCCAGGAAGTGCCCGACCATCTCCTGGATCTGCCTGCCGACCAGGTGCGACGCCACGCTGATGATGCCGTACCCGCCGACCGACATCAGCGGCAGGGTCATGCTGTCGTCGCCGCTCCAGACCAGGAACCCGGGCCGGCTCTCCTCGACGATCTTCGAGGTGACGTCCAGGTTGCCGCCCGCGTCCTTCAGCCCGATGATGTTCGAGATCTGGCTGAGGCGGATCGTGGTCTCGGCAGACATGTTGGTGACCGTGCGCGAGGGCACGTTGTAGAGGATGATCGGCAGGTCCACATTCCTGGCGATGGCCTCGAAGTGGGCGTAGAGGGCGTGCTGGGGCGGCTTGTTGTAGTAGGGCACCGTGCCCAGGATGCCGTCAACGCCGGCCTCGCGGGCCTCGTTGCTCAACTCGATGCTCTCGCGAGTGTTGTAGTTGCAGGTGCCCGCGACAATCGTCGCCCGCGTGCCGATGGCTGCGCGAACCTCGCGGAAAAGCGTCAGCTTCTCCTCGCCGGTCAGGGTCGGCGACTCGCCGGTCGTGCCCGAGATCACCAGCCCGTCGGTCCCCGACGAGATGAGGGCCTCGGCCAGCTCCTGGGCGCGCCGGTAATCGACCTCGCCACGCGAGTTGAACGGGGTGACCATGGCAGTAAGGACGCGTCCGAAATCGGTCATTGAGACCCTCCACACGACGTTGTGCGCCAGCGAGTGGCGTTACATTCTACCCAGCGCATGACAGAACGGGAGACCATCGCGGCTAGCGAGTCGTCGCGGTCGCCGGGGCCGGCGTCGCGTGAATCCAGGAGCCGACGCCGTAGAGCAGCTCGGCGATCTGGACGGCATTCAGGGCTGCGCCTTTGCGGACGTTGTCGGCCACGCACCAGAGCGCGATGCCGCCCGGGTTCGAGACGTCGTCGCGGATGCGCCCGACGTAGACCGGGTCGCGGCCGGCGGCGTCAGCCGGCTGCGGGTACTGCTTGTTGAGCGGATCGTCCACAACCTCGATGCCTGGGGCCGTGCTGAGGATCTCGCGGGCCTCGGCGGCGGACATCGGCCGCTCGAACTCGATGTGCAGCGCCTCCGAGTGCCCGACGGCGACTGGTACGCGCACGCAGGTGGCGGAGAGCCGCAGATTCGGCAGATCCATGATCTTCCGCGTCTCGGCCAGCATCTTCCACTCTTCCTTGGTGTAGCCGTCCTCGCGGAAGCTGTCGATGTGCGGGAAGATGTTGAACACCAGCGACTGCGGATGGTTCTCCGGGGCCGGCCGCTCGCCGTTCAGGAAACGGCGGCTGTGGTCCCACAGCTCGTCCATCGCCGCCTTCCCCGCGCCTGAGGCCGCCTGGTAAGTGTCCACCACGACGCGCTTCAAGCCAGCCGCGTTGTGCAGCGGCTCCAGCGCGACGACCATCTGGGCCGTCGAGCAGTTCGGCCCGGCGATGATGCCCTTGTGGGTCTTCGCGGCCTCGGGGTTGACCTCGGGGACGACCAGCGGCACGTCCGGATCCATCCGGAACGCCGAGCTGTCGTCGATCACTAGCGTGCCGTTCGCGGCGACCCGCGGCGCGTGCTGCCGCGCCAACTCCGAGCTGACCGTGAACAGCGCGATGTCCAGGCCGCGACAGGCCTCGACGGTGAACTCTTCGACTGGCAGCGATTCGCCCTGGAACGTCATCCGCGAGCCGACCGACCGCGCCGAGGCGAACAGCCGCAGCTCGGCGATCTCCAGGGGCGACGCCTCCAGGATCTGGAGGTACTGGCGGCCGACCATACCGGTCGCGCCGATCACCCCAACCTTCACACCAGACATCAGACCAATCCTCCATGCACGTGTTCGGTCACGTGACCGCGTGTGGACATCAGACACGCGCCTGATGTCCACGGTCTGATGTCCTCTCGCTAGGCCAGACCCATCAGGCGGTCGAGGCCATACACGAGACCGCTGCGCTTTGAGACTTCCTTGACGGCCAGTACGACGCCCGGCAGGAACGAGTCGCGTGAGATCGAATCGTGCCGGAGCGTCAGGATCTGCCCGGGGCCGCCGAAGATGACTTCCTGGTGGGCTACCAGGCCGGGCAGACGCACACTGTGGACGTGGATGCCGCCCTCGACGCCGCCGCGCGCCCCGTCGAGCAGTACGGTGGTGGTCGGAGGATCGGCAAACGAGTCGCCACGAGCCTCGACCATGGCGCGGGCCGTAGCGACAGCCGTTCCAGACGGCGCGTCCACCTTGCCGTCGTGGTGTAGCTCGATGATCTCGGCGGCCCCCATGAAGCGGGAGGCCACCCGAGCGAAGTGGAGCATGAGGTTCGCGCCGATGGCGAAGTTCGGGGCGACGACACAGCCGACGCCGGCCTCGGCGGTCAGCTTCTCGATCTCCTCGAGGTCAGCCGGCTTGATGCCGCTCGTCCCGACGACGGTCGCGACCTTGTGCGCCATGGCG is drawn from Chloroflexota bacterium and contains these coding sequences:
- a CDS encoding ABC transporter ATP-binding protein; amino-acid sequence: MAVDKKPLLEVKNLKTWFYTPDGIVKAVNGVSFTLNEGEALGLVGESGCGKSVSAMTLMRLIPTPPGRIVEGEVIFDGKDLLKLNDEGIRRVRGNEIAMIFQDPMTSLNPVLTVGRQIGEALELHKGMSRDQSRKRTIELLEMVGIPAAKSRVDDYPHQFSGGMRQRVMIAMALSCDPKLLIADEPTTALDVTIQAQILDLIMQLRRDLGMAVIMITHDLGVVAGVADKINVMYSGYIVESGKAEELFAKPRHPYTLGLLRSIPRIDEPRKEKLIPIEGLPPDLIDAPVGCPFVPRCTYKVDRCVEQNPSLEPVEPGHTIACWVDVTGGKG
- a CDS encoding dipeptide ABC transporter ATP-binding protein, translated to MAIEPQAGAASSKSDARTLLSVKNLKMHFPITQGIILQRQVGAVKAVDDISFDIKDGETLGLVGESGCGKSTTGRAILQLYKPTAGTVEFNGRDLTKLSGGDMRKMRRELQMIFQDPYASLNPRMTVGSIIGEPLEIHNLAKGREKTERVQELLRTVGLNPYFANRYPHEFSGGQRQRIGIARALAVEPKFIVADEPISALDVSIQAQIINLMEELQEKLGLTYLFIAHDLAVVRHISDRVAVMYVGKMVELTDRNTIFDNPLHPYTRALLSSIPIPDPVLEKRRSRMILVGDVPSPVNPPSGCRFNPRCPYAEDNCRTDEPPLAEVRPGHFVACHYWDEVESGTKRITNATEIREGELPIVPSGMSRN
- the dapA gene encoding 4-hydroxy-tetrahydrodipicolinate synthase, translating into MTDFGRVLTAMVTPFNSRGEVDYRRAQELAEALISSGTDGLVISGTTGESPTLTGEEKLTLFREVRAAIGTRATIVAGTCNYNTRESIELSNEAREAGVDGILGTVPYYNKPPQHALYAHFEAIARNVDLPIILYNVPSRTVTNMSAETTIRLSQISNIIGLKDAGGNLDVTSKIVEESRPGFLVWSGDDSMTLPLMSVGGYGIISVASHLVGRQIQEMVGHFLAGRNGEAAAMHRKLLPFFNACFVTTNPIPLKYALRKVGFDVGSVRLPLVEPEAAQAAVVDAALERATIDLPVGALV
- a CDS encoding aspartate-semialdehyde dehydrogenase — its product is MSGVKVGVIGATGMVGRQYLQILEASPLEIAELRLFASARSVGSRMTFQGESLPVEEFTVEACRGLDIALFTVSSELARQHAPRVAANGTLVIDDSSAFRMDPDVPLVVPEVNPEAAKTHKGIIAGPNCSTAQMVVALEPLHNAAGLKRVVVDTYQAASGAGKAAMDELWDHSRRFLNGERPAPENHPQSLVFNIFPHIDSFREDGYTKEEWKMLAETRKIMDLPNLRLSATCVRVPVAVGHSEALHIEFERPMSAAEAREILSTAPGIEVVDDPLNKQYPQPADAAGRDPVYVGRIRDDVSNPGGIALWCVADNVRKGAALNAVQIAELLYGVGSWIHATPAPATATTR
- a CDS encoding 4-hydroxy-tetrahydrodipicolinate reductase, with product MGRAMIAGLVNEPEIDLAGGVSPRATEAYLDLPGGGGLIPIEKDLTTLIQRVRPDVLLDFTHPGAAMSNVRIAMAHKVATVVGTSGIKPADLEEIEKLTAEAGVGCVVAPNFAIGANLMLHFARVASRFMGAAEIIELHHDGKVDAPSGTAVATARAMVEARGDSFADPPTTTVLLDGARGGVEGGIHVHSVRLPGLVAHQEVIFGGPGQILTLRHDSISRDSFLPGVVLAVKEVSKRSGLVYGLDRLMGLA